CATGAAAGGATACATGCATCGTACCACCTTCAGAAACGCTGCTAacttccaactcttcttctacattttttttttttttaccaGACCTTCTTGTACTGCTCCTCAGACTTCTCACCGAACACGTTGATGGGCCAGCTGGATAAAGAAAGATAAGTCTCGCATTTTGATTCAGCCGTAATGTGTGTACTTACGCAGGCTTGTACTCGGCAGGAATGTTGGCCCTGGAAGCATTGGCCTTGCCAACCTTGTTGATCTCCTCAAAGACATCATCGCTGAGCTTAAAGTCCTCAAAGTTGGTCTATTCCCCCAACAATTAGCATTGACTAACATCATTTATTCACTACAATACCTACCTTGATTCGAGATGGAGTAACAGACTTGGGGATAACCACGAAGCCCTGGTGAGCCGCCCAGTTGATCAAGACCTGCGCAGGCTCCTTgttgagcttcttggcaaTGTCAATGATTTGGGGTTGGTCGATGATTCGGGGCTTGCCAGTGGTGTTGTTACCGAGAGGAGAGTAAGCAGTGATGACAATgttcttctccttgccttGAAAAGTGAAGAGTCAGACGATAATGAATCCGAAAAACGAGGACAAAAAGATCGACTTACAGTACTTGAAGAGCTCGGGCTGGATCAAGCTGGGGTGACACTCAATTTGGTTCATGGTGGGAACGACACCAGTCTCCTTGATGAGCTTCTCCAAAAGCTCAACGTTAAAGTTGGAAACACCGATGGCTTTGACTTTCTTTGTCTCCTTGGAGATCCTGATCAACTCCTTCCAGGTGTCTACGACGCTAGGTCCATCCCAGTCAATGGCAACCTTGCCGTCCTCAGTCTTAGGGAAGAGGTTGCTCCCAGGAGCAAAAGGCACAGGCCAGTGAATGAGGTAGACATCAAGGTAGTCGGTGCCGAGCTGCTTGAGGGTGGTGTCAAGGTCGGCCTCAACCTTCTCGGGTCGGTGAGAGTTGTTCCAGAGCTTGgagacaaggaagaggtcCTTTCGTGGGATACCAGAGGCCTTGATACCTTGGGCGACCTGCAAATAAAGTTAGCCCATCAGGCTCATCCCCGTCTGAACAGGATTGAAACTTGCCTCGTCCTGGTTTTCTGTTATACATGATCAAAAAGGTTGAGATTAGCTAACGATCCCATGGATACTAATTACGTCAGACACACGGTAAATCTATGTCTCTATATTAGCTTGTTTTCTCCCGTTCGTTAACAAGATGATAAGACTCACCAAAGCACAGTCAATGTGTCGGTAGCCGACCTTGATGGCCTCCTCAACGCTACGTCGCTCTTATGTCAGCAttatccatccatccattgACAAGGTTCCTACACGGGCAAACTTACGCCTTCTCGACCTCACCAGGGGCAGCCTGCCAGGTGCCGAAACCGATCTGAGGAACGACAACACCGTTGTTACTGGAATGCGATGTCAGCCCGTCGATAGCCGATACGGACAAGCCAGACAAATGTCAAGCTGCCTGCTGCGTCACACAGAGGATGAGTTGCTTACAGCTTGAGAGTTCGACCGAGAGACATTTTGTTtgccttgttctttttttaattCCTAGGAAATTAGTATATATTGCGGGTGAGATCTATCGACATGTGAAGATCAAATCATCGCCAGAGAAAGGGGCTCATGCTGCTATTATTTGGACATGTGAGCATCTGCAAAAactgagaaagaaggggacgAACCGAGCTTGTGAGAGGTAGCAATCTGCAGATACCACCAGCATAGATGAGTCAGCTGTTGTTATTTCGTGtctccctcttccgccCCATGGTCAGTATTATGTTTACGTACGGAAGACAACCCTGGGCACTGTAGAAATTCAAATTAGGTCAGCAAAGGGACAGTTCATATCCTGCGAATACGCACCATTCTCcagcttctccaccaactcATCCACAGTTGCGTGGAAGGTATCACTAGGGTAGTTCAGAGCGGACACGATGTTGCCTCCCTATACCATAACCATTTATTCAGCATTGGAAATAGCTCAGAAAGTATGCCGACTTGCCACAAAGTCACTATCTCTCACGTCTACCACGACCAGATCCTTCAGTGTCTCCGCGGGTTTAGCTCTTATGATTTCTGCCAGTTGCTAATTCATTTAGATCGTCAATAACACATACTTTGGCCGCATGTCGGGCAAGAGGATATTTGTTACACCTCCCTTGAGGCAGCAATGACCCACCTCGGCGGAGATATACTTGAACGGTAAAGAGAATGACATCCTTCCTGCTTTTGTTTCCAGTCCCAGTTTTTTCGCGTCGGTTGAGTATGCACACCTCTTTGCTAATATCCTAGTACACAGAAGTCTAGAAATAGGAAGCATGCACCGGAACTAGAAGAATTGTCCAATGAGGTTACTGAAAATGCACATCAGGA
This DNA window, taken from Cryptococcus deuterogattii R265 chromosome 3, complete sequence, encodes the following:
- a CDS encoding oxidoreductase; translation: MSLGRTLKLNNGVVVPQIGFGTWQAAPGEVEKAVEEAIKVGYRHIDCALIYQNQDEVAQGIKASGIPRKDLFLVSKLWNNSHRPEKVEADLDTTLKQLGTDYLDVYLIHWPVPFAPGSNLFPKTEDGKVAIDWDGPSVVDTWKELIRISKETKKVKAIGVSNFNVELLEKLIKETGVVPTMNQIECHPSLIQPELFKYCKEKNIVITAYSPLGNNTTGKPRIIDQPQIIDIAKKLNKEPAQVLINWAAHQGFVVIPKSVTPSRIKTNFEDFKLSDDVFEEINKVGKANASRANIPAEYKPAWPINVFGEKSEEQYKKVW